atgtcctcctccgcctccatatCCACCGCCTCCGTACCCACCGcccccatgtcctcctcctccgccacctccgtATCCACCGCCTCCATGACCTCCTCCGCCACCATAACCTCCACCTTTAGGACCAGCAAGGTTGAAGTTATTGCTTGATGTACCTCCTACTCCAccatatcctcctccacctcctccgtatCCTCCTCCACCGTGTCCACCTCCCccatatcctccacctcctcccccctatcctccgccacctcctccgtGTCCACCGCCTccgtagcctcctcctcctccgtgtccaCCGCCTccgtagcctcctcctcctccgtgtccacctcccccatatcctccacctcctcccccgtatcctccgccacctcctccgtGTCCGCCGCctccgtatcctcctcctccatgcccacctcccccatatcctccacctcctccgtgtCCACCGCCTCCATGTCCTCCCGCCTGGCAGAAGGCAGCCAAGCAAGCCGTGCCGACCAGCGCCACTATCAGCTTCTGTAAGCAAGAGCAAATTGCATGTAAGTCAAAGAATAGCAAAGGCATCTATAACGCCGCCTATGTAAGGCCTAATGACAGTAAAATTTACTCGAGTACCCTCAGATGGTTTGGGAAATTTgtgtgcatattttatatatatatatatatatatatatatatatatatatatatgtgtgtgtgtgtgtgtgtgtgtgtgtgtgtgtgtgtgtgtgtgtgtgtgtgtgcatatataaatgcgagcgagggtgtgtgtgtgtgtgttcgtgtgtatgtgtgtgcggggcgGGGGGCTGACAAGCAACCTGAAATTAAATGAAGCACAAAATATCATAAATTTCTGTGTAACCGTgagtacatacagacagacacatatatgcataaccaTTATAAAAacaagtgtttgcgtgtgtgagacaGAAGTCTGTATAGTAGATGTATACTTTGAGGTTAATCTATTTAATCTTAATTATCAAACGTTAACTGATGTAAATTTCCAGCCTTTCATCTCACATTCTCCACCGGACGACAATCCCATGTTCTTACCATCTCCTGCCTTGGTGAACCGCGTGTGGTGACGAGTGCTTGCACTGCGACTCTTATATACTGCCATGAGAAGCAGTGATCACTCAATCTTGCAGTGTCATCGATTTCTTCGCAGCTTTTGTCTTCGTGCAGCATTTGGAAAGGAGAAAATTCTGAACTATTTACTCTTGCGCAGATTTCTCAATTAAGGAAAGAACATAGTTAAGGCAATGTCATCAACTTAGTCTTCTTACACGATGGGGACCACAACACCTCGACAGGAATGAATATGTCAATAAGAGCCCACTCCCGCTTGCCATTTGACTCTGTGCAGTGCAGTGACAGTTTATCAAATTGGTTGATGTGTTATCGCTTTATATCGAAAAGTTTAAGTAGATATACAACCAGTATAATTTGAATTTGATTGGTAGTAATACTTGCCTGACTGTTATATCAACACAACCGTTCCATGCCTTAATAAGGACTTTGATCTGATAACTCAATGGAGACCGATTGGAAAAGAGTTTGCGAACAAAAACGGGCTAATTGT
This genomic stretch from Penaeus vannamei isolate JL-2024 chromosome 28, ASM4276789v1, whole genome shotgun sequence harbors:
- the LOC138867032 gene encoding uncharacterized protein, with amino-acid sequence MKLIVALVGTACLAAFCQAGGHGGGGHGGGGGYGGGGHGGGGYGGGGHGGGGGGYGGGGGGYGGGGHGGGGGYGGGGHGGGGGYGGGGHGGGGGG